The Acidimicrobiia bacterium genome window below encodes:
- a CDS encoding chorismate-binding protein has translation MTGDGLRPTREEFRSLAAGHTVVPVWREVLADLETPVSAFVKLVGADPGGPPGFLLESVEHAQRWGRFSFLGRDPALTLVAHGPAVTVDGGPAPASVPLDRGALAALEALLAVYRAPRLDDLPPFHGGVVGYLGYDVVREVERLPAVPRDDLGLPDAVLFLTGHVTAFDHFRQRLYLIENVFLDGEPDVDAAYDRAAARLDALVDDLARPLPYVPSRPPADAPTELPAVRSTMPGAHYRDAVEVAREHILAGDIFQVVLAQRFDLVEPVDPFDVYRVLRQVNPSPYMYLVRHGDVTLAGSSPEPMVQVLDGRVISRPIAGTRYRGRTEEHDRRLAAELSENPKERAEHVMLVDLARNDVGRVVRFGTEQVDELMTLERYSHVMHLTSQVSGQLEAGRTAVDVLRATFPAGTVSGAPKVRAMEIIDELEPVKRGPYAGVVGYVDFSGNLDTAIAIRTMVWGADGRASVEAGAGIVADSDPADEDLECANKARALLTAAAAARRLEPLALP, from the coding sequence GTGACCGGGGACGGCCTCCGCCCCACGCGCGAGGAGTTCCGGTCGCTGGCGGCGGGGCACACGGTGGTGCCGGTCTGGCGGGAGGTGCTCGCCGACCTCGAGACGCCGGTGTCCGCGTTCGTGAAGCTGGTCGGCGCCGACCCCGGCGGCCCGCCCGGCTTCCTCCTGGAATCGGTCGAGCACGCGCAGCGGTGGGGCCGCTTCTCGTTCCTCGGGCGCGACCCGGCGCTCACGCTGGTGGCGCACGGCCCGGCGGTGACGGTCGACGGCGGCCCGGCGCCGGCGTCGGTGCCCCTCGACCGCGGTGCCCTCGCCGCGCTCGAGGCGCTGCTGGCCGTGTACCGGGCCCCGCGTCTCGACGACCTGCCGCCGTTCCACGGTGGCGTGGTCGGCTACCTCGGGTACGACGTCGTCCGCGAGGTCGAGCGGCTGCCGGCCGTCCCCCGCGACGACCTCGGGCTCCCCGACGCGGTGCTGTTCCTCACCGGGCACGTGACCGCGTTCGACCACTTCCGCCAGCGCCTCTACCTGATCGAGAACGTGTTCCTCGACGGCGAGCCCGACGTCGACGCCGCCTACGACCGGGCCGCCGCCCGCCTCGACGCCCTCGTCGACGACCTGGCCCGGCCGCTGCCCTACGTGCCCTCCCGTCCCCCCGCCGACGCGCCGACCGAGCTGCCGGCGGTGCGCTCCACGATGCCCGGCGCGCACTACCGCGACGCGGTCGAGGTGGCGCGCGAGCACATCCTCGCCGGCGACATCTTCCAGGTGGTGCTGGCCCAGCGCTTCGACCTCGTCGAACCGGTCGACCCCTTCGACGTGTACCGGGTGCTGCGGCAGGTGAACCCGTCGCCCTACATGTACCTGGTGCGACACGGCGACGTGACGCTGGCCGGCTCGTCGCCGGAGCCGATGGTGCAGGTCCTCGACGGGCGCGTGATCAGCCGCCCGATCGCCGGCACCCGGTACCGCGGTCGCACCGAGGAGCACGACCGGCGGCTCGCCGCCGAGCTGTCCGAGAACCCGAAGGAGCGGGCCGAGCACGTCATGCTCGTCGACCTGGCCCGCAACGACGTGGGGCGGGTCGTCCGGTTCGGCACCGAGCAGGTCGACGAGCTCATGACCCTCGAGCGCTACTCGCACGTCATGCACCTCACGAGCCAGGTCTCGGGCCAGCTCGAGGCCGGCCGCACCGCGGTCGACGTGCTCCGCGCCACCTTCCCCGCCGGCACCGTCAGCGGCGCGCCGAAGGTGCGGGCGATGGAGATCATCGACGAGCTCGAGCCGGTGAAGCGGGGCCCGTACGCGGGGGTGGTGGGGTACGTCGACTTCTCCGGCAACCTCGATACCGCCATCGCCATCCGCACGATGGTGTGGGGAGCCGACGGCCGGGCCAGCGTCGAGGCCGGCGCCGGGATCGTGGCCGACTCGGACCCCGCCGACGAGGACCTCGAGTGCGCGAACAAGGCCCGGGCCCTGCTGACGGCGGCGGCGGCGGCACGACGCCTCGAGCCGCTGGCCCTGCCGTGA
- the hisI gene encoding phosphoribosyl-AMP cyclohydrolase, translating into MAPTATPVPVRAADLDEIRWGADGLVPAIVQDQASGRVLMLAWMNEASLHRSLEEGRTVFWSRSRQELWRKGDTSGDRQWLREAYYDCDGDALLLVVEQEGRGACHTGAFSCFFRRFGDDAA; encoded by the coding sequence ATGGCCCCGACCGCGACGCCCGTCCCCGTCCGCGCCGCCGACCTCGACGAGATCCGCTGGGGCGCGGACGGGCTCGTGCCCGCGATCGTCCAGGACCAGGCCAGCGGTCGGGTCCTCATGCTGGCGTGGATGAACGAGGCCTCGCTGCACCGCAGCCTCGAGGAGGGCCGGACCGTGTTCTGGAGCCGCAGCCGCCAGGAGCTCTGGCGCAAGGGCGACACGTCCGGCGACCGCCAGTGGCTGCGCGAGGCCTACTACGACTGCGACGGCGACGCGCTCTTGCTCGTCGTCGAGCAGGAGGGCCGAGGCGCCTGCCACACCGGCGCGTTCAGCTGCTTCTTCCGTCGCTTCGGCGACGACGCGGCGTGA
- a CDS encoding S9 family peptidase has protein sequence MAGLPEPPRAPRRPTELRHGDDVRVDEWYWLREKDDPAVRAHLEAENAYTAAVLAHLERQRQRLFEEIKRRVVETDVGAPVRRGPFQYFARTIEGRQYPLHCRRPAEAPPPEPGEEPGAVGGEELLLDENALARPGEYFALRGLAVSPGHGLLAYAVDRSGGERAQLRFRDLDARGDLPDVVDDTYYGLAWADDRTILYVRPDAAMRPFQVWRHRLGTTEDALVYAEPDERFYVTVERARSGRALVIESESKTTSEAWLVDPARPEAPPSIVAAREPGLEYHVEHHHGPDGDKLFILTNADGAENFQVMVTPATSPGRDRWRPLVAPRPDVRVERVDAFAGHLVVSERAGGAPRLRALDLASDAEAVVETGDAVATTWLGATPEFDTTVLRVGATSLLLPVTDYDYDLASGRATVVKRQRVTDYDPDRYETSRLWARAEDGVEVPISLVRRRDAPTDGSGALLLYGYGAYEISIDPTFSISRLSLLERGVAYAIAHVRGGGELGRRWYEDGKLDRKRNSFTDFLACARQLVAAGHTSPARLVARGGSAGGLLMGAALNLAPEQWRAVVAEVPFVDSLTTMLDPSLPLTITEWDEWGDPAADPHLYAYIRSYSPYDNVRATPYPAILATAGVTDPRVQYWEPAKWVQRLRATTTGDAPTLLKTELEAGHHGRSGRYDTWREEAFVLAFVLDALGRTDPTAGR, from the coding sequence ATGGCTGGGCTGCCCGAACCCCCACGCGCGCCACGGCGCCCGACCGAGCTGCGACACGGCGACGACGTGCGCGTCGACGAGTGGTACTGGCTGCGCGAGAAGGACGACCCCGCCGTGCGCGCGCACCTCGAGGCCGAGAACGCGTACACGGCCGCAGTGCTGGCGCACCTCGAGCGGCAGCGGCAGCGGCTCTTCGAGGAGATCAAGCGACGCGTCGTCGAGACCGACGTCGGCGCGCCCGTCCGCCGCGGCCCGTTCCAGTACTTCGCCCGGACGATCGAGGGGCGGCAGTACCCGCTGCACTGCCGTCGCCCGGCCGAGGCGCCGCCGCCCGAGCCCGGCGAGGAGCCCGGCGCGGTCGGCGGCGAGGAGCTGCTCCTCGACGAGAACGCCCTCGCTCGGCCCGGCGAGTACTTCGCGCTGCGCGGCCTGGCGGTCTCGCCCGGCCACGGCCTCCTCGCGTACGCCGTCGACCGCTCGGGCGGCGAGCGGGCCCAGCTGCGGTTCCGGGACCTCGACGCCCGTGGCGACCTCCCCGACGTCGTCGACGACACGTACTACGGCCTGGCGTGGGCCGACGACCGCACGATCCTCTACGTCCGCCCCGACGCCGCCATGCGCCCGTTCCAGGTCTGGCGCCACCGCCTCGGGACGACCGAGGACGCCCTCGTCTACGCCGAGCCCGACGAGCGGTTCTACGTCACCGTCGAGCGAGCCCGGTCGGGTCGGGCGCTCGTGATCGAGAGCGAGTCGAAGACCACGAGCGAGGCGTGGCTCGTCGACCCCGCCCGTCCGGAGGCGCCGCCGTCGATCGTCGCGGCCCGGGAGCCCGGCCTCGAGTACCACGTCGAGCACCATCACGGCCCCGACGGCGACAAGCTGTTCATCCTCACGAACGCCGACGGCGCCGAGAACTTCCAGGTGATGGTGACGCCCGCCACCTCCCCGGGACGGGACCGGTGGCGGCCGCTCGTGGCGCCGCGCCCGGACGTCCGGGTGGAGCGCGTCGACGCGTTCGCGGGCCACCTCGTCGTCTCGGAGCGGGCCGGCGGCGCCCCGCGGCTCCGCGCCCTCGACCTCGCGTCCGACGCCGAGGCCGTCGTCGAGACCGGCGACGCGGTGGCCACGACCTGGCTCGGCGCCACGCCCGAGTTCGACACGACCGTGCTGCGGGTCGGGGCGACGTCGCTGCTCCTCCCCGTGACCGACTACGACTACGACCTCGCGTCGGGCCGAGCCACGGTCGTGAAGCGGCAGCGGGTCACCGACTACGACCCCGACCGCTACGAGACGTCGCGGCTGTGGGCCCGCGCCGAGGACGGGGTGGAGGTGCCGATCTCGCTAGTGCGCCGGCGGGACGCGCCGACCGACGGGAGCGGGGCGCTCCTCCTCTACGGCTACGGCGCCTACGAGATCTCGATCGACCCGACGTTCTCGATCAGCCGGCTCAGCCTCCTCGAGCGCGGCGTCGCGTACGCGATCGCGCACGTGCGGGGCGGCGGCGAGCTCGGCCGCCGCTGGTACGAGGACGGCAAGCTCGACCGCAAGCGCAACTCGTTCACCGACTTCCTCGCCTGCGCGCGCCAGCTCGTCGCCGCCGGCCACACGTCGCCGGCGCGGCTGGTGGCGCGTGGCGGCAGCGCCGGCGGGCTGCTCATGGGCGCGGCGTTGAACCTGGCGCCCGAGCAGTGGCGCGCCGTCGTCGCCGAGGTGCCGTTCGTCGACTCCCTGACGACGATGCTCGACCCGTCGCTCCCCCTCACGATCACGGAGTGGGACGAGTGGGGCGACCCGGCCGCCGACCCGCACCTCTACGCGTACATCCGGAGCTACTCGCCGTACGACAACGTCCGGGCGACGCCGTACCCGGCGATCCTCGCCACCGCCGGCGTCACCGACCCGCGCGTCCAGTACTGGGAGCCGGCGAAGTGGGTGCAGCGGCTGCGGGCGACGACGACCGGCGACGCGCCGACGCTGCTGAAGACGGAGCTGGAGGCCGGCCACCACGGCCGCAGCGGCCGCTACGACACCTGGCGGGAGGAGGCGTTCGTGCTGGCGTTCGTCCTCGACGCGCTGGGCCGCACCGACCCCACCGCGGGGCGCTGA
- a CDS encoding thioesterase family protein encodes MPAAPATRFERDSAVVRRDEDTFEARIDPAWSVVRGPNGGYLAAIILRALEARVGDPVRVPRSMTVHYVAPPEAGEVSIRTRLERVGRSLSSCSARVVQGDRLVALALAACSAPRPGPSFCDLEPPTVPPSEALVPSVPPPDAPPIASRWDTRWALGRVEPGGPRAAHAVTGGWIRPEEPQLLDAPAVAAVADAWMPAIFTRVDEPLFVPTIDLTVHFRSRLPHPGLAAGAFVLAVFRTTVAADGFMEEDGEVWAPDGTLLAQSRQLAATLRMDG; translated from the coding sequence ATGCCCGCCGCCCCGGCCACCCGGTTCGAGCGGGACAGCGCCGTCGTGCGCCGCGACGAGGACACGTTCGAGGCTCGGATCGACCCGGCGTGGTCGGTCGTGCGCGGGCCGAACGGCGGCTACCTCGCCGCCATCATCCTGCGGGCGCTCGAGGCCCGGGTCGGCGACCCGGTCCGGGTGCCCCGGTCGATGACGGTCCACTACGTCGCGCCCCCGGAGGCCGGCGAGGTGTCGATCCGGACCAGGCTCGAGCGGGTCGGGCGGTCCCTGAGCTCCTGCTCGGCGCGCGTGGTCCAGGGCGACCGGCTGGTGGCGCTGGCGCTCGCCGCGTGCTCGGCCCCGCGGCCGGGTCCGTCCTTCTGCGACCTCGAGCCCCCGACCGTGCCGCCGAGCGAGGCGCTCGTACCCTCCGTGCCGCCGCCCGACGCGCCGCCGATCGCGTCGCGGTGGGACACCCGCTGGGCCCTCGGCCGGGTGGAGCCGGGCGGGCCCCGCGCCGCGCACGCGGTCACCGGCGGCTGGATCCGCCCCGAGGAGCCCCAGCTCCTCGACGCGCCGGCCGTCGCCGCCGTGGCCGACGCCTGGATGCCGGCGATCTTCACCCGGGTCGACGAGCCGCTCTTCGTCCCGACCATCGACCTCACGGTCCACTTCCGGTCCCGGCTGCCGCACCCGGGCCTGGCCGCCGGCGCCTTCGTCCTGGCCGTGTTCCGCACCACCGTCGCCGCCGACGGCTTCATGGAGGAGGACGGCGAGGTGTGGGCCCCCGACGGCACCCTCCTGGCCCAGAGCCGACAGCTGGCGGCGACGCTGCGAATGGACGGCTGA
- a CDS encoding alpha/beta hydrolase — translation MSTPRPVSIVTDDGHTLEGELAVADRERCGMVLCHPHPQFGGTMRSIVISALFGALPAVGVTCLRFNFRGVEGSEGFYDEGRGERLDAAAAVGTLADRLSPATPLVLTGWSFGGDVALSTVVPRLAGWLAVAPPLHFVDEPPAVAADPRPKLLALAEHDEVRPPAEVEAQVRSWPSTEVVVVDGASHFFVGRTDRLAELAQRFVARVAAPGREHPGAGPGA, via the coding sequence GTGTCGACGCCTCGACCGGTCTCGATCGTGACCGACGACGGGCACACGCTCGAAGGGGAGCTGGCGGTCGCCGACCGGGAGCGGTGCGGGATGGTGCTCTGCCACCCGCACCCGCAGTTCGGCGGCACCATGCGGTCGATCGTGATCAGCGCCCTCTTCGGCGCCCTCCCCGCGGTCGGCGTCACGTGCCTGCGGTTCAACTTCCGGGGCGTCGAGGGCAGCGAGGGCTTCTACGACGAGGGCCGGGGCGAGCGCCTCGACGCGGCCGCCGCCGTCGGCACGCTCGCCGACCGGCTATCGCCGGCGACGCCGCTGGTCCTGACGGGCTGGTCCTTCGGCGGCGACGTCGCCCTCTCGACCGTCGTGCCGCGCCTGGCCGGGTGGCTCGCCGTCGCGCCGCCGCTCCACTTCGTCGACGAGCCGCCCGCGGTGGCCGCGGACCCGCGCCCGAAGCTGCTCGCCCTCGCCGAGCACGACGAGGTGCGCCCGCCCGCCGAGGTCGAGGCGCAGGTCCGGTCCTGGCCGTCGACCGAGGTGGTCGTGGTCGACGGGGCCAGCCACTTCTTCGTGGGTCGCACCGACCGCCTGGCCGAGCTGGCGCAGCGGTTCGTGGCCCGGGTGGCGGCGCCCGGGCGCGAGCACCCCGGGGCGGGCCCGGGCGCGTGA
- the hisA gene encoding 1-(5-phosphoribosyl)-5-[(5-phosphoribosylamino)methylideneamino]imidazole-4-carboxamide isomerase codes for MLTLYPAIDVRAGRAVRLTRGDFDAETVYADDPVAVARSFAGAGAEWIHVVDLDAARTGEPANLAVVEAIASTVPCAVQAGGGVRSLEAAGALLLAGAARVVVGTAAVERPALVEELCVAHPGRVAVGLDARGREVATEGWGTTSGRDLLELARGFESVGVTALVVTEISRDGTMSGPDRGQLAAVLAVTAVPVIASGGVGSLADLAALAALDEAGRRLAGAVVGRALYEGRFTLGEALAAVAGDP; via the coding sequence GTGCTGACCCTCTACCCGGCGATCGACGTGCGCGCCGGGCGGGCGGTGCGCCTGACCCGGGGGGACTTCGACGCCGAGACCGTCTACGCCGACGACCCGGTCGCGGTGGCGCGGTCGTTCGCGGGCGCCGGCGCCGAGTGGATCCACGTCGTGGACCTCGACGCCGCCCGAACCGGGGAGCCGGCGAACCTGGCGGTCGTCGAGGCGATCGCGTCGACGGTGCCGTGCGCGGTCCAGGCCGGCGGCGGGGTGCGCAGCCTCGAGGCCGCCGGCGCGCTGCTGCTCGCCGGCGCGGCGAGGGTCGTCGTCGGCACCGCCGCGGTCGAGCGGCCGGCGCTGGTCGAGGAGCTCTGCGTGGCGCACCCGGGCCGGGTGGCGGTGGGCCTCGACGCCCGCGGGCGCGAGGTCGCCACCGAGGGCTGGGGCACGACGAGCGGCCGCGACCTCCTCGAGCTGGCCCGCGGCTTCGAGTCGGTGGGGGTCACGGCCCTCGTCGTCACCGAGATCTCCCGGGACGGGACCATGAGCGGCCCCGACCGGGGCCAGCTGGCGGCGGTGCTCGCCGTCACGGCGGTGCCGGTGATCGCCAGCGGGGGGGTGGGCAGCCTGGCCGACCTCGCCGCCCTCGCCGCCCTCGACGAGGCCGGGCGCCGCCTGGCCGGCGCCGTCGTCGGGCGGGCCCTCTACGAGGGCCGCTTCACCCTGGGCGAGGCGCTGGCGGCCGTGGCCGGCGACCCGTGA
- the hisB gene encoding imidazoleglycerol-phosphate dehydratase HisB, which yields MSAPRRAERHRSTSETRVDLVLVVDGRGEAQASTGIPFFDHMLEQLGKHAGFDLSIEAEGDLAVDLHHTVEDVGIALGEALREALGDKAGVRRFASALVPLDEALVQVALDLSGRPYLVYDVDPVAEWIGTFDPQLCEEFWRALTVAAMLTLHVRSLSGRNGHHVIEASFKGVARSLRDAVRVEGTSIPSTKGAL from the coding sequence GTGAGCGCGCCGCGACGGGCCGAGCGCCACCGGTCCACGAGCGAGACGCGCGTCGACCTCGTGCTCGTGGTCGACGGCCGCGGCGAGGCCCAGGCCTCGACCGGGATCCCGTTCTTCGACCACATGCTCGAGCAGCTCGGCAAGCACGCCGGGTTCGACCTCAGCATCGAGGCGGAGGGCGACCTGGCGGTCGACCTGCACCACACGGTCGAGGACGTGGGCATCGCCCTCGGGGAGGCGCTGCGGGAGGCGCTCGGCGACAAGGCCGGCGTGCGGCGGTTCGCCTCGGCGCTGGTCCCGCTCGACGAGGCCCTCGTGCAGGTCGCGCTCGACCTCTCCGGGCGCCCGTACCTCGTCTACGACGTCGACCCGGTCGCGGAGTGGATCGGGACCTTCGACCCCCAGCTGTGCGAGGAGTTCTGGCGCGCGCTGACCGTCGCCGCCATGCTCACACTCCACGTGCGGTCGCTGTCGGGCCGGAACGGCCACCACGTGATCGAGGCTTCCTTCAAGGGGGTGGCCCGGTCGCTGCGGGACGCGGTGCGGGTCGAGGGGACGTCGATCCCGTCGACGAAGGGCGCGCTGTAG
- the hisC gene encoding histidinol-phosphate transaminase has product MSLPSPRPGLGELARYHSPQLDVAVRLNTNESPYPPPPAFVDAWLDALRAVPLHRYPDREARPLRAALGARLGQPPARVFCANGSNEVLQTLLLAYGGPGRRAVVFEPTYALHAHIARVTGTDVDDAERDVDFLVSVTEAGMVLAAERPAVVFLCSPNNPTGTVEPRATVEGLLAAVVDHGPGLLVVDEAYGEFAGWSATELVDDDVPLVVVRTYSKVWSMAALRLGFAVAPTAVVEQLERVVLPYHLAAPTQVAGVTALAFEAEMRARVEALVGERHRLVGALGRLPGLTVFPSGANFVLVRVDGGGHALWQRLVARGVLVRDFSHVPRLEDCLRITVGTPAEDDALLDALRDSIGEAA; this is encoded by the coding sequence GTGAGCCTCCCGTCGCCGCGTCCCGGGCTCGGGGAGCTGGCGCGCTACCACTCGCCGCAGCTCGACGTCGCGGTGCGGCTCAACACGAACGAGAGCCCGTACCCGCCGCCGCCGGCGTTCGTCGACGCCTGGCTCGACGCGCTGCGGGCGGTTCCGCTGCACCGGTACCCGGACCGGGAGGCGCGACCCCTGCGCGCCGCGCTCGGGGCGCGCCTCGGGCAGCCGCCGGCCCGGGTCTTCTGCGCCAACGGCTCGAACGAGGTGCTCCAGACCCTGCTCCTCGCCTACGGGGGCCCCGGCCGCCGGGCGGTCGTGTTCGAGCCGACGTACGCCCTCCACGCCCACATCGCCCGCGTGACCGGCACCGACGTCGACGACGCCGAGCGCGACGTCGACTTCCTCGTCTCGGTGACGGAGGCGGGGATGGTCCTGGCCGCCGAGCGGCCCGCCGTCGTGTTCCTCTGCAGCCCGAACAACCCGACGGGCACGGTCGAGCCCCGCGCCACCGTGGAGGGGCTCCTCGCCGCGGTGGTCGACCACGGCCCCGGGCTGCTCGTCGTCGACGAGGCCTACGGCGAGTTCGCGGGCTGGAGCGCCACCGAGCTCGTCGACGACGACGTCCCCCTCGTCGTGGTGCGGACCTACTCGAAGGTGTGGTCGATGGCGGCGCTCCGGCTCGGGTTCGCGGTGGCGCCGACGGCCGTCGTCGAGCAGCTCGAGCGGGTCGTCCTCCCGTACCACCTCGCGGCCCCGACCCAGGTGGCCGGCGTCACCGCGCTGGCCTTCGAGGCCGAGATGCGCGCCCGGGTGGAGGCGCTGGTGGGGGAGCGGCACCGGCTGGTCGGCGCCCTCGGCCGTCTCCCCGGCCTCACCGTGTTCCCGTCGGGCGCGAACTTCGTGCTCGTGCGCGTCGACGGCGGCGGCCACGCCCTCTGGCAGCGGCTGGTGGCCCGGGGCGTGCTGGTCCGCGACTTCTCGCACGTCCCCCGGCTCGAGGACTGCCTGCGCATCACGGTGGGGACCCCGGCCGAGGACGACGCCCTCCTCGACGCGCTCCGAGACTCGATCGGCGAGGCGGCGTGA
- the hisD gene encoding histidinol dehydrogenase, with protein sequence MLELLDLRGFTGDLRRALPAPEEPAGPLEAVRAILAAVRSGGDATLRELTARFDGVTVDELRVPADALTAALGRVPPDLRAALEHAVTAIRGYHEAQAAAPVDRDRDGVQTREVVVPVARAGCYVPGGRGAYPSTVLMTAVPARVAGVPEVALCVPPGPDGEIATPTLAAAALAGVDEVYRVGGAQAVAAMAYGTETIRPVDVVVGPGNVYVALAKREVAGHVGTDAPAGPSEVVVVADERADAELVAADLLAQAEHGPGGAAVLVTWHEPLVGAVEAALARRLDDAPRRAEIEATLRTGGRAILVRDAEAALEVANVVAPEHLELLTVDADALVPLVRNAGAVFCGPWTPAVIGDYVAGVNHVLPTGRAARFASALRVDDFRKRVQVVRVDEAALRRLAPDVTALAAAEGLAEHARAVALRAEVAPVRERAS encoded by the coding sequence GTGCTCGAGCTGCTGGACCTCCGCGGATTCACCGGTGACCTGCGCCGCGCGCTCCCCGCGCCCGAGGAGCCGGCGGGCCCGCTCGAGGCCGTGCGAGCCATCCTCGCCGCGGTCCGCTCCGGCGGGGACGCCACGCTGCGCGAGCTCACGGCCCGGTTCGACGGGGTCACGGTCGACGAGCTCCGGGTCCCCGCCGACGCGCTCACCGCCGCGCTCGGCCGCGTCCCTCCCGACCTGCGGGCGGCCCTCGAGCACGCCGTGACGGCGATCCGCGGCTACCACGAGGCGCAGGCGGCGGCCCCGGTCGACCGGGACCGGGACGGGGTGCAGACCCGGGAGGTGGTCGTCCCGGTGGCGCGGGCCGGCTGCTACGTGCCGGGCGGGCGCGGCGCCTACCCGTCGACGGTGCTCATGACCGCGGTCCCGGCGCGCGTGGCCGGCGTGCCCGAGGTGGCGCTGTGCGTCCCGCCCGGGCCCGACGGCGAGATCGCCACCCCGACCCTGGCGGCCGCCGCCCTCGCCGGCGTCGACGAGGTCTACCGGGTCGGCGGCGCGCAGGCCGTCGCGGCCATGGCCTACGGGACCGAGACGATCCGACCCGTCGACGTCGTGGTCGGGCCCGGGAACGTGTACGTGGCGCTGGCCAAGCGCGAGGTCGCGGGTCACGTGGGCACGGACGCCCCGGCCGGCCCCTCCGAGGTGGTGGTCGTCGCCGACGAGCGGGCCGACGCCGAGCTCGTCGCCGCCGACCTGCTCGCCCAGGCCGAGCACGGGCCGGGCGGTGCCGCCGTCCTCGTGACCTGGCACGAGCCGCTGGTGGGCGCGGTGGAGGCGGCCCTGGCCCGTCGCCTCGACGACGCCCCTCGCCGGGCCGAGATCGAGGCGACGCTGCGGACCGGCGGCCGGGCGATCCTGGTGCGGGACGCCGAGGCCGCCCTCGAGGTGGCGAACGTGGTGGCCCCCGAGCACCTCGAGCTGCTGACCGTCGACGCCGACGCGCTGGTCCCGCTGGTCCGCAACGCCGGGGCGGTGTTCTGCGGCCCGTGGACGCCGGCGGTGATCGGCGACTACGTCGCGGGGGTGAACCACGTCCTGCCGACCGGCCGCGCCGCGCGCTTTGCGAGCGCGCTGCGCGTCGACGACTTCCGCAAGCGGGTCCAGGTCGTCCGGGTGGACGAGGCCGCGCTCCGTCGGCTCGCCCCCGACGTGACCGCGCTCGCCGCCGCCGAGGGCCTGGCCGAGCACGCCCGGGCCGTGGCGCTGCGCGCCGAGGTGGCACCGGTGCGGGAGCGGGCGTCGTGA
- the nth gene encoding endonuclease III: protein MALPRGARQRVAVVLERLRAEYPEARTALIHQDPFQLLVATILSAQSTDEMVNKTTPALFARYPTPADLAEANPEELEALIHSTGFFRSKARSLIGMARALEERFDGRVPTELEDLVTLPGVGRKTGNVVRSVGFHLPGLPVDTHVGRLARRLRLTTESDPVKAELDLNRLVPPDERGDFSLRLIEHGRQVCYARRPRCDACVLADVCPSAFKV from the coding sequence GTGGCCCTCCCGCGCGGCGCGCGGCAGCGCGTCGCCGTCGTGTTGGAACGGCTCCGAGCCGAGTACCCCGAGGCGCGCACCGCGCTCATCCACCAGGACCCGTTCCAGCTCCTGGTCGCGACGATCCTGTCGGCGCAGTCCACCGACGAGATGGTGAACAAGACGACGCCGGCGCTGTTCGCGCGTTATCCGACGCCCGCCGACCTCGCCGAGGCGAACCCCGAGGAGCTCGAGGCGCTGATCCACTCGACGGGGTTCTTCCGCTCGAAGGCGCGGAGCCTGATCGGCATGGCCCGGGCCCTCGAGGAGCGCTTCGACGGACGGGTTCCGACCGAGCTGGAGGACCTCGTCACCCTGCCCGGGGTGGGCCGGAAGACCGGGAACGTGGTCCGCTCGGTGGGGTTTCACCTGCCCGGCCTGCCCGTCGACACGCACGTCGGACGCCTGGCCCGGCGACTGCGGCTGACGACGGAGTCTGACCCGGTCAAGGCCGAGCTCGACCTCAACCGCCTCGTCCCGCCCGACGAGCGAGGCGACTTCTCGCTGCGGCTCATCGAGCACGGCCGCCAGGTCTGCTACGCGCGGCGGCCTCGTTGTGACGCCTGCGTGCTCGCCGACGTGTGCCCGAGCGCCTTCAAGGTCTGA